From one Chanodichthys erythropterus isolate Z2021 chromosome 3, ASM2448905v1, whole genome shotgun sequence genomic stretch:
- the epn3a gene encoding epsin-3 isoform X5, which produces MTTSSLRRQMKNIVNNYTDAEIKVREATSNDPWGPPSSLLMEIADLTFNVVAFTEVMGIIWKRLNDHGKNWRHVYKALTLLDYLIKSGSERVAQQCKENIYAIQTLRDFQYIDRDGQDQGMSVREKSKQLVALLRDDEKLKQERSQALKTRERVAGSGGYGSLPPPYPGRPTSQPSMEALYGEEQSRPRGSPSSFNSSSSSPHLAPDLERARPQTSGEEELQLQLALAMSREESEKPAPVVDIDEQTQLQIAMSLSKEEAHKPAPPPPVAAVALDMDEEAQLQLALSLSKEEHQQEQRSRQGDESLLQKALEESKREMEAKGAGSAMLDLADIFAPAPDVPSVAKPWDSSAGHSALAQAGPLRSDPWDSLDDDLFDEAMDGGQANVNGHGSPEPFNMSSLGEGLPKTAPLTSSTPEAFLGPTGASLVNLDSLIPSNPPSKNFNPFLSGLSAPSASNPFQHEPQPRLTLNQMRPSSTSPLPTSLPFNPSLPMAASNQPSSLPSTFTQSAQVPPLIPGHLPQPLLPLSTTSTLGDPDQHNQNPFL; this is translated from the exons ATGACGACCTCTTCTTTACGGCGTCAGATGAAGAACATTGTGAACAACTATACGGACGCAGAGATCAAGGTCAGGGAGGCGACGTCCAATGATCCGTGGGGTCCTCCATCCTCGCTCTTGATGGAAATTGCAGACCTGACGTTCAATGTGGTGGCGTTCACCGAAGTCATGGGCATTATCTGGAAGAGGCTCAATGACCATGGCAAGAACTGGCGGCACGTGTACAAGGCCCTCACTCTGCTGGACTATCTGATCAAGTCCGGATCAGAGCGAGTGGCTCAGCAGTGCAAGGAGAACATCTACGCCATCCAGACTCTGCGGGATTTCCAGTACATCGACCGGGATGGGCAGGACCAGGGAATGAGCGTCCGGGAAAAGTCCAAGCAGCTGGTGGCTCTGCTCAGGGATGACGAGAAGCTCAAGCAGGAGCGATCACAGGCACTAAAGACCCGCGAGCGCGTGGCAGGAAGCGGTGGTTATGGATCTTTACCACCTCCCTATCCGGGACGCCCTACCAGTCAACCCAGTATGGAAGCACTGTATGGTGAAGAACAAAGCAGGCCGAGGGGCTCACCTTCCTCCTTCAACT cctcctcttcctctcctcATCTGGCCCCAGATCTGGAGCGGGCCCGGCCGCAGACGAGCGGGGAGGAGGAACTTCAGCTGCAGCTGGCCTTGGCCATGAGCCGAGAGGAGAGCGAGAAG CCCGCTCCAGTTGTGGATATTGATGAACAGACACAACTTCAGATCGCAATGAGTCTCAGTAAGGAGGAAGCGCACAAG CcagctcctcctcctcctgttgctgctgttgctctGGACATGGATGAAGAGGCTCAACTTCAGCTGGCTCTGAGTCTCAGTAAAGAGGAACATCAGCAG GAACAGCGAAGTCGCCAGGGAGACGAGTCGTTGCTCCAGAAAGCACTTGAGGAGAGCAAACGAGAAATGGAGGCCAAAGGAGCAGGA TCTGCCATGTTGGATCTTGCAGATATTTTTGCTCCAGCTCCTGACGTTCCCTCTGTTGCCAAACCTTGGGACTCATCTGCCGGCCATAGCGCTTTAGCCCAGGCTGGTCCTCTGAGATCCGACCCCTGGGATAGTCTGG ATGATGATCTATTTGATGAGGCTATGGATGGAGGTCAGGCAAATGTAAATGGCCACGGTAGTCCTGAGCCTTTCAATATGTCTTCCCTTGGCGAAGGTCTACCAAAAACAGCTCCTCTAACCTCCAGTACTCCAGAGGCGTTTCTGGGTCCCACCGGAGCATCACTCGTCAACTTGGATTCTCTGATACCCTCCAACCCTCCTTCCAAGAACTTCAACCCATTTTTATCAG GCCTGAGTGCTCCATCGGCCTCTAATCCATTCCAACACGAACCACAACCCCGCCTCACACTTAATCAGATGCGTCCCAGCTCCACATCCCCTTTGCCTACATCCCTCCCATTTAATCCCTCTCTACCCATGGCTGCCAGCAACCAGCCCAGCTCCCTGCCTAGTACCTTCACACAGTCTGCACAGGTCCCGCCGCTGATCCCTGGACACCTCCCTCAACCGCTGCTACCCCTGTCAACGACATCCACGCTTGGAGATCCAGACCAACACAATCAGAATCCGTTCCTATGA
- the epn3a gene encoding epsin-3 isoform X3: MTTSSLRRQMKNIVNNYTDAEIKVREATSNDPWGPPSSLLMEIADLTFNVVAFTEVMGIIWKRLNDHGKNWRHVYKALTLLDYLIKSGSERVAQQCKENIYAIQTLRDFQYIDRDGQDQGMSVREKSKQLVALLRDDEKLKQERSQALKTRERVAGSGGYGSLPPPYPGRPTSQPSMEALYGEEQSRPRGSPSSFNSSSSSPHLAPDLERARPQTSGEEELQLQLALAMSREESEKPAPVVDIDEQTQLQIAMSLSKEEAHKPAPPPPVAAVALDMDEEAQLQLALSLSKEEHQQRSRQGDESLLQKALEESKREMEAKGAGSAMLDLADIFAPAPDVPSVAKPWDSSAGHSALAQAGPLRSDPWDSLAEPSSLSHGRGSSWMAPPASSVRSQPWSQPQPHPDPWDAPQNASSPLSISQTWISSAHGTGVDPFSPPVADIQGSIGPLKTPSPRAASPSDDDLFDEAMDGGQANVNGHGSPEPFNMSSLGEGLPKTAPLTSSTPEAFLGPTGASLVNLDSLIPSNPPSKNFNPFLSGLSAPSASNPFQHEPQPRLTLNQMRPSSTSPLPTSLPFNPSLPMAASNQPSSLPSTFTQSAQVPPLIPGHLPQPLLPLSTTSTLGDPDQHNQNPFL, from the exons ATGACGACCTCTTCTTTACGGCGTCAGATGAAGAACATTGTGAACAACTATACGGACGCAGAGATCAAGGTCAGGGAGGCGACGTCCAATGATCCGTGGGGTCCTCCATCCTCGCTCTTGATGGAAATTGCAGACCTGACGTTCAATGTGGTGGCGTTCACCGAAGTCATGGGCATTATCTGGAAGAGGCTCAATGACCATGGCAAGAACTGGCGGCACGTGTACAAGGCCCTCACTCTGCTGGACTATCTGATCAAGTCCGGATCAGAGCGAGTGGCTCAGCAGTGCAAGGAGAACATCTACGCCATCCAGACTCTGCGGGATTTCCAGTACATCGACCGGGATGGGCAGGACCAGGGAATGAGCGTCCGGGAAAAGTCCAAGCAGCTGGTGGCTCTGCTCAGGGATGACGAGAAGCTCAAGCAGGAGCGATCACAGGCACTAAAGACCCGCGAGCGCGTGGCAGGAAGCGGTGGTTATGGATCTTTACCACCTCCCTATCCGGGACGCCCTACCAGTCAACCCAGTATGGAAGCACTGTATGGTGAAGAACAAAGCAGGCCGAGGGGCTCACCTTCCTCCTTCAACT cctcctcttcctctcctcATCTGGCCCCAGATCTGGAGCGGGCCCGGCCGCAGACGAGCGGGGAGGAGGAACTTCAGCTGCAGCTGGCCTTGGCCATGAGCCGAGAGGAGAGCGAGAAG CCCGCTCCAGTTGTGGATATTGATGAACAGACACAACTTCAGATCGCAATGAGTCTCAGTAAGGAGGAAGCGCACAAG CcagctcctcctcctcctgttgctgctgttgctctGGACATGGATGAAGAGGCTCAACTTCAGCTGGCTCTGAGTCTCAGTAAAGAGGAACATCAGCAG CGAAGTCGCCAGGGAGACGAGTCGTTGCTCCAGAAAGCACTTGAGGAGAGCAAACGAGAAATGGAGGCCAAAGGAGCAGGA TCTGCCATGTTGGATCTTGCAGATATTTTTGCTCCAGCTCCTGACGTTCCCTCTGTTGCCAAACCTTGGGACTCATCTGCCGGCCATAGCGCTTTAGCCCAGGCTGGTCCTCTGAGATCCGACCCCTGGGATAGTCTGG CAGAGCCCAGCTCTTTAAGCCATGGCCGTGGAAGCTCATGGATGGCACCGCCTGCATCAAGTGTTCGTTCCCAGCCTTGGTCCCAGCCGCAGCCACATCCTGACCCATGGGACGCCCCTCAGAACGCCTCAAGCCCTCTGTCCATCAGTCAGACTTGGATCTCCTCTGCACATG GAACTGGAGTGGATCCATTTTCTCCCCCAGTTGCAGACATACAAGGATCTATCGGGCCTCTCAAAACTCCCTCCCCTCGTGCAGCAAGTCCCTCAG ATGATGATCTATTTGATGAGGCTATGGATGGAGGTCAGGCAAATGTAAATGGCCACGGTAGTCCTGAGCCTTTCAATATGTCTTCCCTTGGCGAAGGTCTACCAAAAACAGCTCCTCTAACCTCCAGTACTCCAGAGGCGTTTCTGGGTCCCACCGGAGCATCACTCGTCAACTTGGATTCTCTGATACCCTCCAACCCTCCTTCCAAGAACTTCAACCCATTTTTATCAG GCCTGAGTGCTCCATCGGCCTCTAATCCATTCCAACACGAACCACAACCCCGCCTCACACTTAATCAGATGCGTCCCAGCTCCACATCCCCTTTGCCTACATCCCTCCCATTTAATCCCTCTCTACCCATGGCTGCCAGCAACCAGCCCAGCTCCCTGCCTAGTACCTTCACACAGTCTGCACAGGTCCCGCCGCTGATCCCTGGACACCTCCCTCAACCGCTGCTACCCCTGTCAACGACATCCACGCTTGGAGATCCAGACCAACACAATCAGAATCCGTTCCTATGA
- the epn3a gene encoding epsin-3 isoform X1, whose translation MTTSSLRRQMKNIVNNYTDAEIKVREATSNDPWGPPSSLLMEIADLTFNVVAFTEVMGIIWKRLNDHGKNWRHVYKALTLLDYLIKSGSERVAQQCKENIYAIQTLRDFQYIDRDGQDQGMSVREKSKQLVALLRDDEKLKQERSQALKTRERVAGSGGYGSLPPPYPGRPTSQPSMEALYGEEQSRPRGSPSSFNSSSSSPHLAPDLERARPQTSGEEELQLQLALAMSREESEKPAPVVDIDEQTQLQIAMSLSKEEAHKPAPPPPVAAVALDMDEEAQLQLALSLSKEEHQQEQRSRQGDESLLQKALEESKREMEAKGAGSAMLDLADIFAPAPDVPSVAKPWDSSAGHSALAQAGPLRSDPWDSLAEPSSLSHGRGSSWMAPPASSVRSQPWSQPQPHPDPWDAPQNASSPLSISQTWISSAHGTGVDPFSPPVADIQGSIGPLKTPSPRAASPSDDDLFDEAMDGGQANVNGHGSPEPFNMSSLGEGLPKTAPLTSSTPEAFLGPTGASLVNLDSLIPSNPPSKNFNPFLSGLSAPSASNPFQHEPQPRLTLNQMRPSSTSPLPTSLPFNPSLPMAASNQPSSLPSTFTQSAQVPPLIPGHLPQPLLPLSTTSTLGDPDQHNQNPFL comes from the exons ATGACGACCTCTTCTTTACGGCGTCAGATGAAGAACATTGTGAACAACTATACGGACGCAGAGATCAAGGTCAGGGAGGCGACGTCCAATGATCCGTGGGGTCCTCCATCCTCGCTCTTGATGGAAATTGCAGACCTGACGTTCAATGTGGTGGCGTTCACCGAAGTCATGGGCATTATCTGGAAGAGGCTCAATGACCATGGCAAGAACTGGCGGCACGTGTACAAGGCCCTCACTCTGCTGGACTATCTGATCAAGTCCGGATCAGAGCGAGTGGCTCAGCAGTGCAAGGAGAACATCTACGCCATCCAGACTCTGCGGGATTTCCAGTACATCGACCGGGATGGGCAGGACCAGGGAATGAGCGTCCGGGAAAAGTCCAAGCAGCTGGTGGCTCTGCTCAGGGATGACGAGAAGCTCAAGCAGGAGCGATCACAGGCACTAAAGACCCGCGAGCGCGTGGCAGGAAGCGGTGGTTATGGATCTTTACCACCTCCCTATCCGGGACGCCCTACCAGTCAACCCAGTATGGAAGCACTGTATGGTGAAGAACAAAGCAGGCCGAGGGGCTCACCTTCCTCCTTCAACT cctcctcttcctctcctcATCTGGCCCCAGATCTGGAGCGGGCCCGGCCGCAGACGAGCGGGGAGGAGGAACTTCAGCTGCAGCTGGCCTTGGCCATGAGCCGAGAGGAGAGCGAGAAG CCCGCTCCAGTTGTGGATATTGATGAACAGACACAACTTCAGATCGCAATGAGTCTCAGTAAGGAGGAAGCGCACAAG CcagctcctcctcctcctgttgctgctgttgctctGGACATGGATGAAGAGGCTCAACTTCAGCTGGCTCTGAGTCTCAGTAAAGAGGAACATCAGCAG GAACAGCGAAGTCGCCAGGGAGACGAGTCGTTGCTCCAGAAAGCACTTGAGGAGAGCAAACGAGAAATGGAGGCCAAAGGAGCAGGA TCTGCCATGTTGGATCTTGCAGATATTTTTGCTCCAGCTCCTGACGTTCCCTCTGTTGCCAAACCTTGGGACTCATCTGCCGGCCATAGCGCTTTAGCCCAGGCTGGTCCTCTGAGATCCGACCCCTGGGATAGTCTGG CAGAGCCCAGCTCTTTAAGCCATGGCCGTGGAAGCTCATGGATGGCACCGCCTGCATCAAGTGTTCGTTCCCAGCCTTGGTCCCAGCCGCAGCCACATCCTGACCCATGGGACGCCCCTCAGAACGCCTCAAGCCCTCTGTCCATCAGTCAGACTTGGATCTCCTCTGCACATG GAACTGGAGTGGATCCATTTTCTCCCCCAGTTGCAGACATACAAGGATCTATCGGGCCTCTCAAAACTCCCTCCCCTCGTGCAGCAAGTCCCTCAG ATGATGATCTATTTGATGAGGCTATGGATGGAGGTCAGGCAAATGTAAATGGCCACGGTAGTCCTGAGCCTTTCAATATGTCTTCCCTTGGCGAAGGTCTACCAAAAACAGCTCCTCTAACCTCCAGTACTCCAGAGGCGTTTCTGGGTCCCACCGGAGCATCACTCGTCAACTTGGATTCTCTGATACCCTCCAACCCTCCTTCCAAGAACTTCAACCCATTTTTATCAG GCCTGAGTGCTCCATCGGCCTCTAATCCATTCCAACACGAACCACAACCCCGCCTCACACTTAATCAGATGCGTCCCAGCTCCACATCCCCTTTGCCTACATCCCTCCCATTTAATCCCTCTCTACCCATGGCTGCCAGCAACCAGCCCAGCTCCCTGCCTAGTACCTTCACACAGTCTGCACAGGTCCCGCCGCTGATCCCTGGACACCTCCCTCAACCGCTGCTACCCCTGTCAACGACATCCACGCTTGGAGATCCAGACCAACACAATCAGAATCCGTTCCTATGA
- the epn3a gene encoding epsin-3 isoform X4 has product MTTSSLRRQMKNIVNNYTDAEIKVREATSNDPWGPPSSLLMEIADLTFNVVAFTEVMGIIWKRLNDHGKNWRHVYKALTLLDYLIKSGSERVAQQCKENIYAIQTLRDFQYIDRDGQDQGMSVREKSKQLVALLRDDEKLKQERSQALKTRERVAGSGGYGSLPPPYPGRPTSQPSMEALYGEEQSRPRGSPSSFNSSSSSPHLAPDLERARPQTSGEEELQLQLALAMSREESEKPAPVVDIDEQTQLQIAMSLSKEEAHKPAPPPPVAAVALDMDEEAQLQLALSLSKEEHQQEQRSRQGDESLLQKALEESKREMEAKGAGSAMLDLADIFAPAPDVPSVAKPWDSSAGHSALAQAGPLRSDPWDSLAEPSSLSHGRGSSWMAPPASSVRSQPWSQPQPHPDPWDAPQNASSPLSISQTWISSAHDDDLFDEAMDGGQANVNGHGSPEPFNMSSLGEGLPKTAPLTSSTPEAFLGPTGASLVNLDSLIPSNPPSKNFNPFLSGLSAPSASNPFQHEPQPRLTLNQMRPSSTSPLPTSLPFNPSLPMAASNQPSSLPSTFTQSAQVPPLIPGHLPQPLLPLSTTSTLGDPDQHNQNPFL; this is encoded by the exons ATGACGACCTCTTCTTTACGGCGTCAGATGAAGAACATTGTGAACAACTATACGGACGCAGAGATCAAGGTCAGGGAGGCGACGTCCAATGATCCGTGGGGTCCTCCATCCTCGCTCTTGATGGAAATTGCAGACCTGACGTTCAATGTGGTGGCGTTCACCGAAGTCATGGGCATTATCTGGAAGAGGCTCAATGACCATGGCAAGAACTGGCGGCACGTGTACAAGGCCCTCACTCTGCTGGACTATCTGATCAAGTCCGGATCAGAGCGAGTGGCTCAGCAGTGCAAGGAGAACATCTACGCCATCCAGACTCTGCGGGATTTCCAGTACATCGACCGGGATGGGCAGGACCAGGGAATGAGCGTCCGGGAAAAGTCCAAGCAGCTGGTGGCTCTGCTCAGGGATGACGAGAAGCTCAAGCAGGAGCGATCACAGGCACTAAAGACCCGCGAGCGCGTGGCAGGAAGCGGTGGTTATGGATCTTTACCACCTCCCTATCCGGGACGCCCTACCAGTCAACCCAGTATGGAAGCACTGTATGGTGAAGAACAAAGCAGGCCGAGGGGCTCACCTTCCTCCTTCAACT cctcctcttcctctcctcATCTGGCCCCAGATCTGGAGCGGGCCCGGCCGCAGACGAGCGGGGAGGAGGAACTTCAGCTGCAGCTGGCCTTGGCCATGAGCCGAGAGGAGAGCGAGAAG CCCGCTCCAGTTGTGGATATTGATGAACAGACACAACTTCAGATCGCAATGAGTCTCAGTAAGGAGGAAGCGCACAAG CcagctcctcctcctcctgttgctgctgttgctctGGACATGGATGAAGAGGCTCAACTTCAGCTGGCTCTGAGTCTCAGTAAAGAGGAACATCAGCAG GAACAGCGAAGTCGCCAGGGAGACGAGTCGTTGCTCCAGAAAGCACTTGAGGAGAGCAAACGAGAAATGGAGGCCAAAGGAGCAGGA TCTGCCATGTTGGATCTTGCAGATATTTTTGCTCCAGCTCCTGACGTTCCCTCTGTTGCCAAACCTTGGGACTCATCTGCCGGCCATAGCGCTTTAGCCCAGGCTGGTCCTCTGAGATCCGACCCCTGGGATAGTCTGG CAGAGCCCAGCTCTTTAAGCCATGGCCGTGGAAGCTCATGGATGGCACCGCCTGCATCAAGTGTTCGTTCCCAGCCTTGGTCCCAGCCGCAGCCACATCCTGACCCATGGGACGCCCCTCAGAACGCCTCAAGCCCTCTGTCCATCAGTCAGACTTGGATCTCCTCTGCACATG ATGATGATCTATTTGATGAGGCTATGGATGGAGGTCAGGCAAATGTAAATGGCCACGGTAGTCCTGAGCCTTTCAATATGTCTTCCCTTGGCGAAGGTCTACCAAAAACAGCTCCTCTAACCTCCAGTACTCCAGAGGCGTTTCTGGGTCCCACCGGAGCATCACTCGTCAACTTGGATTCTCTGATACCCTCCAACCCTCCTTCCAAGAACTTCAACCCATTTTTATCAG GCCTGAGTGCTCCATCGGCCTCTAATCCATTCCAACACGAACCACAACCCCGCCTCACACTTAATCAGATGCGTCCCAGCTCCACATCCCCTTTGCCTACATCCCTCCCATTTAATCCCTCTCTACCCATGGCTGCCAGCAACCAGCCCAGCTCCCTGCCTAGTACCTTCACACAGTCTGCACAGGTCCCGCCGCTGATCCCTGGACACCTCCCTCAACCGCTGCTACCCCTGTCAACGACATCCACGCTTGGAGATCCAGACCAACACAATCAGAATCCGTTCCTATGA
- the epn3a gene encoding epsin-3 isoform X2, whose product MTTSSLRRQMKNIVNNYTDAEIKVREATSNDPWGPPSSLLMEIADLTFNVVAFTEVMGIIWKRLNDHGKNWRHVYKALTLLDYLIKSGSERVAQQCKENIYAIQTLRDFQYIDRDGQDQGMSVREKSKQLVALLRDDEKLKQERSQALKTRERVAGSGGYGSLPPPYPGRPTSQPSMEALYGEEQSRPRGSPSSFNSSSSSPHLAPDLERARPQTSGEEELQLQLALAMSREESEKPAPVVDIDEQTQLQIAMSLSKEEAHKPAPPPPVAAVALDMDEEAQLQLALSLSKEEHQQEQRSRQGDESLLQKALEESKREMEAKGAGSAMLDLADIFAPAPDVPSVAKPWDSSAGHSALAQAGPLRSDPWDSLEPSSLSHGRGSSWMAPPASSVRSQPWSQPQPHPDPWDAPQNASSPLSISQTWISSAHGTGVDPFSPPVADIQGSIGPLKTPSPRAASPSDDDLFDEAMDGGQANVNGHGSPEPFNMSSLGEGLPKTAPLTSSTPEAFLGPTGASLVNLDSLIPSNPPSKNFNPFLSGLSAPSASNPFQHEPQPRLTLNQMRPSSTSPLPTSLPFNPSLPMAASNQPSSLPSTFTQSAQVPPLIPGHLPQPLLPLSTTSTLGDPDQHNQNPFL is encoded by the exons ATGACGACCTCTTCTTTACGGCGTCAGATGAAGAACATTGTGAACAACTATACGGACGCAGAGATCAAGGTCAGGGAGGCGACGTCCAATGATCCGTGGGGTCCTCCATCCTCGCTCTTGATGGAAATTGCAGACCTGACGTTCAATGTGGTGGCGTTCACCGAAGTCATGGGCATTATCTGGAAGAGGCTCAATGACCATGGCAAGAACTGGCGGCACGTGTACAAGGCCCTCACTCTGCTGGACTATCTGATCAAGTCCGGATCAGAGCGAGTGGCTCAGCAGTGCAAGGAGAACATCTACGCCATCCAGACTCTGCGGGATTTCCAGTACATCGACCGGGATGGGCAGGACCAGGGAATGAGCGTCCGGGAAAAGTCCAAGCAGCTGGTGGCTCTGCTCAGGGATGACGAGAAGCTCAAGCAGGAGCGATCACAGGCACTAAAGACCCGCGAGCGCGTGGCAGGAAGCGGTGGTTATGGATCTTTACCACCTCCCTATCCGGGACGCCCTACCAGTCAACCCAGTATGGAAGCACTGTATGGTGAAGAACAAAGCAGGCCGAGGGGCTCACCTTCCTCCTTCAACT cctcctcttcctctcctcATCTGGCCCCAGATCTGGAGCGGGCCCGGCCGCAGACGAGCGGGGAGGAGGAACTTCAGCTGCAGCTGGCCTTGGCCATGAGCCGAGAGGAGAGCGAGAAG CCCGCTCCAGTTGTGGATATTGATGAACAGACACAACTTCAGATCGCAATGAGTCTCAGTAAGGAGGAAGCGCACAAG CcagctcctcctcctcctgttgctgctgttgctctGGACATGGATGAAGAGGCTCAACTTCAGCTGGCTCTGAGTCTCAGTAAAGAGGAACATCAGCAG GAACAGCGAAGTCGCCAGGGAGACGAGTCGTTGCTCCAGAAAGCACTTGAGGAGAGCAAACGAGAAATGGAGGCCAAAGGAGCAGGA TCTGCCATGTTGGATCTTGCAGATATTTTTGCTCCAGCTCCTGACGTTCCCTCTGTTGCCAAACCTTGGGACTCATCTGCCGGCCATAGCGCTTTAGCCCAGGCTGGTCCTCTGAGATCCGACCCCTGGGATAGTCTGG AGCCCAGCTCTTTAAGCCATGGCCGTGGAAGCTCATGGATGGCACCGCCTGCATCAAGTGTTCGTTCCCAGCCTTGGTCCCAGCCGCAGCCACATCCTGACCCATGGGACGCCCCTCAGAACGCCTCAAGCCCTCTGTCCATCAGTCAGACTTGGATCTCCTCTGCACATG GAACTGGAGTGGATCCATTTTCTCCCCCAGTTGCAGACATACAAGGATCTATCGGGCCTCTCAAAACTCCCTCCCCTCGTGCAGCAAGTCCCTCAG ATGATGATCTATTTGATGAGGCTATGGATGGAGGTCAGGCAAATGTAAATGGCCACGGTAGTCCTGAGCCTTTCAATATGTCTTCCCTTGGCGAAGGTCTACCAAAAACAGCTCCTCTAACCTCCAGTACTCCAGAGGCGTTTCTGGGTCCCACCGGAGCATCACTCGTCAACTTGGATTCTCTGATACCCTCCAACCCTCCTTCCAAGAACTTCAACCCATTTTTATCAG GCCTGAGTGCTCCATCGGCCTCTAATCCATTCCAACACGAACCACAACCCCGCCTCACACTTAATCAGATGCGTCCCAGCTCCACATCCCCTTTGCCTACATCCCTCCCATTTAATCCCTCTCTACCCATGGCTGCCAGCAACCAGCCCAGCTCCCTGCCTAGTACCTTCACACAGTCTGCACAGGTCCCGCCGCTGATCCCTGGACACCTCCCTCAACCGCTGCTACCCCTGTCAACGACATCCACGCTTGGAGATCCAGACCAACACAATCAGAATCCGTTCCTATGA
- the rasd2a gene encoding GTP-binding protein Rhes → MIPARSMEVNTTDKALLSVGSTATLSCCSYHPVGTATVDMHLPCASHWRHPEPKARVVRSSSTGKRPSSSERNPRRSLDPFSASQLHKTKYMRYESKHDDLVSVKPSHYRRIVVLGAPRVGKTAVIRRFLGDDGFEEHYEPTTEDFHSKLYHIRGERYQLDILDASKERDFPARRRLSILTGDIFLLVFSVTDRKSFTEVCSLREEIFTAKSKLAKSKENRQLPIIICGNKTDLNSSRAVQHSDISQSLGEDSVFFEVSAKDSTNLEEMFEALAVLGGLPTETRPSLHRDISIHTYQALSSRKRNKRSMNEPCGAVQPLARRPSFSSDLRRVMGPTTPKRCTPIERCQIQ, encoded by the exons ATGATACCAGCCAGGAGCATGGAGGTGAACACAACTGATAAAGCTCTTCTTTCAGTTGGTAGCACCGCGACGCTCTCCTGTTGCAGCTATCATCCCGTAGGCACCGCAACAGTTGATATGCATTTGCCGTGCGCATCGCATTGGAGACATCCAGAGCCAAAGGCACGAGTGGTGCGCTCCTCCAGCACTGGAAAGCGACCCTCGTCGTCTGAACGCAATCCACGGAGATCTCTGGACCCCTTCTCCGCTTCTCAGCTCCATAAAACAAAGTATATGAGATATGAGAGTAAACACGACGATCTGGTCAGCGTAAAACCCAGTCATTACAGGCGCATAGTTGTGCTCGGCGCGCCCCGGGTGGGAAAAACGGCGGTTATACGCCGTTTCCTCGGCGATGATGGATTTGAGGAACATTACGAGCCAACGACCGAAGACTTTCACAGCAAACTGTACCACATCCGAGGAGAGAGATACCAGCTGGATATCCTGGACGCGTCCAAAGAGAGAGACTTCCCTGCCAGACGAAGACTGTCTATTCTGACAG GCGATATATTCCTGCTGGTGTTCAGCGTGACCGACAGAAAGTCTTTCACTGAGGTCTGCTCCTTACGCGAGGAGATTTTCACTGCCAAATCCAAGCTGGCCAAGTCCAAAGAAAACAGACAGCTTCCAATTATAATCTGTGGCAATAAAACTGACTTAAACTCCTCAAGAGCTGTGCAACACTCAGATATCAGCCAGTCTCTTGGGGAGGACAGTGTCTTTTTTGAGGTGTCTGCTAAAGACTCCACCAACCTGGAGGAGATGTTCGAAGCCCTGGCGGTGCTGGGAGGGCTCCCCACAGAAACCAGACCCTCTCTCCATCGAGACATCTCAATACACACTTATCAAGCGCTCAGCAGCAGAAAGAGAAACAAAAGATCCATGAATGAGCCGTGTGGTGCGGTGCAACCGCTCGCGCGTAGACCGAGTTTCAGTAGCGATCTGAGGCGCGTGATGGGGCCGACCACCCCTAAAAGATGTACACCTATTGAAAGGTGCCAAATACAGTAA